ACGTATGCCAGCTGTACTTCACATTTTTCAGCAAGTCCGGCCGCAACAACATTTTTTGCTATGTAGCGCGCCATATATGACGCGGACCGGTCAACTTTTGAAGGATCTTTGCCGGAAAACGCTCCTCCACCATGACTGCCGTGACCGCCGTATGTATCAACAATAATTTTTCTCCCCGTAAGTCCCGCATCCGCCGGCGGACCGCATTTTACAAACCTGCCTGTCGCATTGACAAAGAATTTTGTTTTCGAATCAACATACTTTCCGCACACCGGTTTAATAACCTTGTTAATAACATCTCTTTCAATCCTTTTGGATGAAATATTTTCATTGTGACTAGTTGCGACAATTACAGTGTCGATTCTTTTTGGTTTTCCGTTTTGGTATTCAACGGCAACCGCGGATTTTCCGTCCGGCCTTAAATACGGCAGGGTTTTATTTTTTCTCACCTGAGCCAAACGATGGGTAATTTTGTGCGCCAGCGCGATTGGCAGAGGCATTAAGTCTTTTGTTTCATTTGATGCGTAACCAAACATTAACCCCTGGTCACCGGCACCCTGCTCTTTAAATTTCCCTTTACCGCTGTCCACCCCCTGGGCAATATCCGGACTTTGTTCGTTAATCGTCACCATTACTCCGCAATCCTCCCAGTGAAAACCAATCTCATGATCATCATAGCCAATTTCTTTGATCGTCTTTCTGACGACATCCGCCACATCCACATACCCGTTTGTTCGGATCTCCCCTCCCACTACTACTAATCCGGTTGTAGCGAAAGTTTCAATTCCCGCATGAGAAAATTTATCCTGCTTTAATAGTTCGTCCAAAATCGCATCGGAAATCTGATCACAGACTTTATCTGGATGCCCTTCGGTAACCGACTCTGATGTAAAAATATAGCTTTTGATCTTTTTTGGTGTTGGTGACATAATTTTTTGTTAAAGTTTATTTGGATTAAAATTTAAAATATGACTGCTCCCTTTCATATATTCTATAGTTTCCTTCAGCCCATTCGACAATGGTACAACCGGAAACCAGCCTAATTTTGCTTTGGCTAATGTAATGTCAGGCACCCCCTGTTTTGAGGTAAACGGCAATGCTTCTTTAAATACTACTTTCGATTCAGATTGAGTCAGTTTAACAATTTCTTTGGCAATATCGACAATCTTATGCTCCTGCGGGTTACCGATGTTTAAAATTCCGGTGAAATTTGCTTTCATTGCTCTGGTTATGGCTTCAATCAAATCGTTAATATAGCAAAAAGTGCTTTTGGCGTTTTCATCTCCATATATTTCAATATCACGATTCTCAATGGCAGATACAACAAAATCAGGGATCATGCGTCCGTCATCCATGCGCATTCTGGGTCCGAATGTATTAAAAACACGCAGGATTTTTGTTTCCAACTCGTAAGCCCTTTTATAATTTGTAACCATACTCTCGGCAAATCGCTTACCCTCGTTATAACAGCTTCTGGGACCGACTGGGTTGATAAATCCCCAGTAGTCTTCCTGAAACGGCGCTTCTTCCAGAGGCTCGCCATATACTGAAGAGCTGGAAACGTGTAGAAATTTCGCCTTATATTTAACCGCCAGCTCCAGCATGTTGCGGGTACCGTGCGAATTAGTCAAAAGTGTTTCAATCGGAATTCTGTTAT
The Patescibacteria group bacterium genome window above contains:
- the metK gene encoding methionine adenosyltransferase, whose translation is MSPTPKKIKSYIFTSESVTEGHPDKVCDQISDAILDELLKQDKFSHAGIETFATTGLVVVGGEIRTNGYVDVADVVRKTIKEIGYDDHEIGFHWEDCGVMVTINEQSPDIAQGVDSGKGKFKEQGAGDQGLMFGYASNETKDLMPLPIALAHKITHRLAQVRKNKTLPYLRPDGKSAVAVEYQNGKPKRIDTVIVATSHNENISSKRIERDVINKVIKPVCGKYVDSKTKFFVNATGRFVKCGPPADAGLTGRKIIVDTYGGHGSHGGGAFSGKDPSKVDRSASYMARYIAKNVVAAGLAEKCEVQLAYVIGYAKPISVLVDTMGTGKISEERIVELVKKNFPMTPAGIINHLKLLRPIYKKTAAYGHFGRNDKDFTWEKTDKAAVLRKELKK
- a CDS encoding NAD-dependent epimerase/dehydratase family protein, producing MTETPIFDQENVLVSGGAGFIGSHLCDELVKKYKVICIDNFITGQERNIDQLLDHPNFEFVRHDINEPIDLAKYPGLKKFKVEFQGVQQIYNLACPTSPKEYNRIPIETLLTNSHGTRNMLELAVKYKAKFLHVSSSSVYGEPLEEAPFQEDYWGFINPVGPRSCYNEGKRFAESMVTNYKRAYELETKILRVFNTFGPRMRMDDGRMIPDFVVSAIENRDIEIYGDENAKSTFCYINDLIEAITRAMKANFTGILNIGNPQEHKIVDIAKEIVKLTQSESKVVFKEALPFTSKQGVPDITLAKAKLGWFPVVPLSNGLKETIEYMKGSSHILNFNPNKL